The following proteins come from a genomic window of Nostoc sp. TCL26-01:
- the xseA gene encoding exodeoxyribonuclease VII large subunit translates to MIFDSSNVTIPDAAVSVSGLTDYLRSLLEQDEQLRQVWVTGEVSSANNHRSGLFFTLQDPDGTAAIKCVVWNSQLAKLTQLPVPGEQLIILGSIRLYPQRGEYQLTVWQAFPGGVGLQALRYQQLRNRLLAEGLFDPQRKRHIPLHPQIIAVVTSPTAAAWGDIQKTLKHRYPGLHVLFSPATVQGEQAPESIVKAIARVERDGRAEVLILSRGGGAVEELVCFNDERVVRAVAECTIPVVTGIGHQRDESLVDLVADVCVHTPTAAAETVVPSLAEMYTQHRQRVASLHEAVIYSQTSAENKLQTLRHRLRNLRLDRQMQQEVKNLQWQRRQLLQLTTARSQQAKQHLEMLRQKLASLDPKAVLQRGYAVVRQENGAIARNADKLAVGDELLVQLGQGEVKVKVIE, encoded by the coding sequence ATGATTTTTGACTCTTCTAACGTGACTATTCCGGATGCGGCAGTTTCAGTATCTGGGTTAACTGATTATCTGCGATCGCTCTTAGAACAAGATGAGCAATTGCGGCAAGTTTGGGTGACTGGTGAAGTTTCCAGTGCTAATAATCATCGTAGTGGGTTATTCTTCACTCTACAAGACCCTGATGGTACGGCAGCAATTAAATGTGTGGTTTGGAATAGTCAATTGGCAAAACTCACTCAGTTACCTGTCCCTGGGGAACAGTTGATCATTTTGGGTAGTATTCGCTTATACCCACAAAGGGGAGAGTATCAATTAACAGTATGGCAAGCATTCCCTGGTGGTGTAGGTTTACAAGCATTGCGCTATCAACAGTTACGCAATCGGTTGCTGGCAGAGGGATTATTTGATCCGCAACGCAAGCGCCACATCCCTCTCCATCCACAAATAATTGCTGTTGTTACCTCACCCACGGCGGCGGCTTGGGGCGATATTCAAAAAACCCTCAAACACAGATATCCTGGTTTACACGTCCTATTTTCCCCGGCGACAGTCCAAGGTGAGCAAGCACCAGAATCTATCGTCAAAGCGATCGCCAGAGTAGAACGGGATGGTCGTGCAGAGGTGTTAATCTTATCTAGGGGTGGTGGTGCAGTTGAGGAATTAGTTTGTTTTAATGATGAACGTGTAGTCCGTGCTGTAGCTGAATGTACCATACCTGTAGTTACCGGTATTGGACATCAACGAGATGAGTCTTTGGTAGATTTGGTGGCTGATGTTTGTGTACATACACCCACGGCGGCAGCAGAAACCGTTGTCCCATCGCTAGCAGAAATGTATACTCAACATCGCCAGCGAGTTGCATCGCTACATGAGGCTGTGATTTATTCTCAAACATCTGCGGAGAATAAATTGCAGACATTACGCCATCGCTTACGAAATCTGCGCTTAGATCGGCAAATGCAGCAAGAGGTCAAAAATCTCCAATGGCAACGCCGACAATTGTTACAATTAACAACAGCGCGATCGCAACAAGCCAAGCAACACTTAGAAATGTTACGCCAAAAATTAGCCAGTCTTGACCCCAAAGCTGTGTTACAACGTGGTTATGCAGTAGTGAGGCAAGAAAATGGTGCGATCGCTCGTAATGCTGATAAATTAGCTGTAGGAGATGAGTTGTTGGTTCAATTGGGACAGGGTGAGGTGAAAGTCAAGGTGATAGAGTAG
- the drmA gene encoding DISARM system helicase DrmA, with protein sequence MISATPNEVRSRLIEALQLDLIGPTPDDIDHAEEILDQAPSKWYLTGFLVPHGAPIEQRGDDTADDDLDQLQRGSAGEDETVPDKPFAKKAFFPSSMGLSFLVAENASQLNLTVQWGDYFPIKDNSVAESQNDSSAEEILSPLEIETTIPQPEADKGLSGCWKRIPRQAQITVPLKLPLHHSQSTKTIPIPDSNGLQLVVSIRPVTSKELVPAGTRSVSVFLVNNRLSTSDKQRDISYIFQTSLIIHTPEPLVARPNLRGRDNHDWDENVADLQYRDDYEYAVGHNVSAIALTNPDGSCQEIRTAWIPTADVEKVIATQVKDVELGMEALANAPTPAALQNMLSPMVDAYTDWIQEQHTKCPTEPKRLNVALDLLRRAEIANKRINAGIQALNDPQIFEAFCIANRAIATAIRQRNTHGKTFTPETVAPPKWRPFQLAFLLMNLVGIAYPENSDRELVDLLFFPTGGGKTEAYLGLAAFTLVLRRLRYPGIKSAGLSVLMRYTLRLLTLDQLGRAATMICALELERQKNPQKLGTWPFEIGLWVGQAATPNRMGKKGDNDENSARERTRAFQNNDRHPSPIPLENCPWCGTKFNRNSFQLQPNTEQPTNLQVFCANRRCNFRGNHPLPIVIVDEPLYRRLPCFIISTVDKFATLPWVGETGALFGRVDRYDNDGFYGPTQLNRGKPLGGYLPPPDLIIQDELHLISGPLGTMVGLYETAIDALCSQEIDGKTIRPKIVASTATVRRASKQIQALFGRSEVDIFPPPGPDRRDSFFAKTVPATVKNARTYVGIAAQGRSLKVVLLRSYLALLGAAQKHWLEQGGKKNSENPADPYMTLLGYFNSLRELGGSRRIVEDEVKSRLLRYSQHQRVDETSGLFADRKIDDEPEELTSRVSTSEVADTKRRMESTFDKDEKVDVVLATNMISVGLDITRLGLMVVLGQPKTAAEYIQATSRVGRDEERPGLVVTLLNIHRPRDRSHYERFCAWHSTFYRAVEATSVTPFSPRAIDRGIAAITVALARLGHPGMTAPTGAFDITQHRQELEFVVETIAQRAEVSKNDKAEAEETRHKVKGRVKNLLDTWVSIANGKISLQYQREVGEAPPLIFDPLDPELDNQPLEARRFKAQRSLRDVEPTVNLWLINPYGHEVENEK encoded by the coding sequence ATGATATCAGCTACTCCTAACGAAGTCCGATCGCGCCTCATCGAAGCCTTACAACTCGACCTCATAGGCCCCACCCCTGATGATATTGACCACGCAGAAGAAATTCTCGACCAAGCACCATCAAAGTGGTATCTTACAGGTTTCCTTGTTCCGCATGGCGCACCCATCGAACAGCGTGGAGATGATACGGCTGATGATGATTTAGACCAATTACAAAGGGGTAGCGCGGGTGAGGATGAAACTGTCCCAGACAAGCCATTCGCCAAGAAAGCTTTTTTCCCTTCATCGATGGGTTTAAGTTTTCTAGTTGCTGAAAACGCCAGTCAACTTAATCTCACAGTGCAATGGGGTGATTACTTCCCAATCAAAGATAATTCTGTAGCAGAATCTCAGAATGATTCTAGTGCGGAAGAAATTCTATCCCCCTTGGAAATAGAAACGACAATCCCCCAACCAGAAGCAGATAAAGGTTTATCTGGATGCTGGAAGCGGATTCCACGCCAAGCCCAAATCACTGTTCCTTTAAAATTACCGCTTCATCACAGCCAATCGACCAAAACTATTCCCATACCTGATAGTAACGGTTTACAACTCGTCGTCTCCATCCGTCCTGTAACATCTAAGGAACTTGTCCCGGCTGGAACTCGTTCTGTTTCTGTATTTCTAGTTAATAATCGCCTCTCCACCTCAGATAAACAGCGCGATATTAGCTATATTTTTCAAACCAGTTTAATCATCCATACCCCAGAACCATTAGTAGCCCGTCCCAACTTACGCGGACGAGATAATCATGATTGGGATGAAAACGTCGCAGATTTACAATACCGCGATGATTACGAATATGCAGTAGGTCATAACGTTAGTGCGATCGCACTCACCAATCCCGATGGTAGCTGTCAGGAAATACGTACAGCATGGATACCTACGGCTGATGTGGAAAAGGTCATCGCCACCCAAGTAAAGGACGTTGAATTGGGAATGGAAGCCTTAGCCAACGCACCCACACCAGCAGCATTGCAAAATATGCTGAGTCCAATGGTAGATGCTTACACTGATTGGATTCAGGAACAACACACCAAATGTCCCACCGAACCCAAGCGGTTAAATGTCGCCCTAGATTTACTCCGCCGTGCAGAAATTGCTAACAAGCGCATCAACGCAGGTATCCAAGCTTTAAATGACCCACAAATATTTGAGGCTTTCTGCATCGCTAATCGCGCCATTGCTACAGCTATCCGCCAACGTAATACTCACGGTAAAACTTTCACGCCGGAAACAGTAGCACCACCGAAATGGCGACCCTTCCAGTTAGCATTTTTACTGATGAACTTGGTAGGGATAGCTTACCCCGAAAATAGCGATCGTGAATTAGTCGATTTGCTATTCTTTCCTACAGGTGGCGGTAAAACCGAAGCATATTTAGGACTCGCAGCTTTTACCCTTGTCCTGCGGCGACTGCGTTATCCCGGTATCAAATCGGCTGGTTTAAGCGTCCTCATGCGCTACACCCTGCGTCTTTTGACTCTCGACCAACTTGGACGGGCGGCGACGATGATTTGCGCCTTAGAATTGGAACGCCAGAAAAACCCGCAGAAATTAGGAACTTGGCCGTTTGAAATTGGGCTATGGGTAGGACAAGCCGCAACACCCAACCGCATGGGTAAAAAAGGAGATAACGACGAAAACAGTGCTAGAGAACGTACTCGTGCTTTTCAAAATAACGATCGCCATCCCTCACCCATTCCCTTAGAAAATTGTCCTTGGTGTGGGACAAAATTTAACCGTAACTCATTCCAATTACAGCCAAATACTGAACAACCAACTAATTTACAAGTATTTTGTGCTAACCGTCGCTGTAATTTCCGTGGTAATCATCCTTTACCAATAGTCATCGTAGACGAGCCACTATACCGCCGTCTACCTTGTTTTATTATCTCTACAGTAGATAAATTCGCCACCCTGCCTTGGGTGGGAGAAACTGGTGCATTATTTGGACGAGTAGACCGCTACGACAATGATGGTTTTTACGGCCCCACTCAACTAAATCGCGGTAAACCCCTTGGCGGCTATTTACCACCACCAGACCTAATTATCCAAGACGAATTACATTTAATTTCCGGCCCCTTGGGAACAATGGTAGGACTATACGAAACAGCCATTGATGCTTTGTGTAGCCAAGAGATAGACGGTAAAACAATTCGTCCGAAAATAGTTGCTTCCACTGCGACAGTACGCCGCGCCAGCAAACAAATTCAAGCTTTATTCGGTCGCAGCGAAGTTGATATATTTCCACCACCGGGGCCAGACAGACGTGATTCATTCTTTGCTAAAACCGTCCCCGCTACAGTCAAAAATGCTCGTACCTATGTAGGAATTGCTGCTCAAGGACGCAGTTTAAAGGTAGTGTTATTGCGTAGCTATTTAGCATTGTTAGGCGCAGCCCAAAAGCACTGGCTAGAACAAGGGGGCAAGAAAAACTCTGAGAACCCAGCCGACCCTTATATGACGCTGTTAGGTTACTTTAACTCCCTACGTGAACTAGGTGGTAGTCGGCGCATTGTAGAAGATGAAGTCAAATCTCGTCTATTACGTTACAGCCAGCATCAGCGAGTTGACGAAACTTCAGGGTTATTTGCTGACCGGAAAATTGATGATGAACCAGAAGAACTAACCTCCCGTGTCAGCACTAGCGAAGTTGCAGATACTAAGCGGCGGATGGAATCAACCTTTGATAAAGACGAAAAGGTTGATGTGGTTTTAGCAACAAATATGATTTCCGTAGGTTTGGATATTACCCGCTTGGGTTTAATGGTAGTTCTCGGTCAACCCAAGACAGCCGCCGAATATATCCAAGCTACCAGCCGTGTAGGGCGGGATGAGGAACGACCGGGTTTAGTAGTGACGTTATTGAACATTCATCGTCCACGCGATCGCTCTCATTATGAACGCTTTTGTGCTTGGCATTCAACATTTTACCGAGCAGTAGAAGCCACCAGCGTAACACCCTTTTCACCCCGCGCTATTGACCGAGGTATTGCTGCCATTACCGTTGCTTTGGCACGGCTAGGACATCCTGGAATGACAGCACCAACTGGCGCTTTCGATATTACTCAACATCGTCAAGAACTAGAGTTTGTTGTGGAAACCATTGCACAAAGGGCAGAAGTTTCTAAAAACGACAAGGCTGAGGCAGAGGAAACACGTCACAAAGTCAAAGGACGAGTAAAAAACTTACTAGATACATGGGTAAGCATTGCGAATGGAAAAATTAGCCTGCAATATCAGCGTGAAGTAGGCGAAGCACCACCACTGATATTTGACCCCCTCGACCCCGAATTAGACAACCAACCACTAGAAGCGCGAAGGTTTAAAGCCCAGCGAAGCTTACGCGATGTCGAACCAACAGTCAATCTCTGGCTAATTAATCCTTACGGACATGAGGTAGAAAATGAAAAGTAA
- a CDS encoding class I SAM-dependent methyltransferase: MAHLDIENYKRLVINDFNSRPDYDQKSPFHAALANRLVQLAQLQPGQQVLDVATGTGLVLIAAAEIVGFQGRVVGVDIAAGMLEQAQHKINTLGLQNTELIEADADYLDFPDNSFNVIFCSSALVYLTNISNSLKQWYRFLKPGGLVAFSCFAETAHTAAIIFRAKVKTYGITISNPNEPLGTPQKCQNLLSEAGFANIQIIIEQFGSYLHNAEKAWDANARSAFGSQVNQLPPETLAQVKAEYITEIEAIATDKGIWNDVTTFFVLASK; the protein is encoded by the coding sequence ATGGCTCATTTAGATATCGAAAATTATAAACGGCTTGTAATTAATGATTTTAATTCTCGACCAGACTATGACCAGAAGAGTCCATTTCATGCGGCTTTAGCTAATCGGTTGGTGCAATTGGCGCAATTACAGCCAGGACAGCAAGTGCTTGATGTGGCGACAGGTACGGGATTAGTATTGATTGCAGCCGCAGAAATTGTCGGTTTTCAAGGTAGAGTTGTGGGGGTGGATATTGCCGCAGGAATGCTAGAACAAGCACAGCACAAAATTAACACCCTTGGCTTACAAAATACCGAACTTATAGAAGCCGATGCTGATTATCTTGATTTCCCTGACAACAGTTTTAATGTGATTTTCTGCTCTAGCGCCCTGGTATATTTAACAAATATTAGCAATAGTCTAAAACAGTGGTATCGCTTTCTTAAACCAGGCGGTTTAGTTGCTTTCTCATGCTTTGCCGAAACTGCCCACACAGCAGCTATTATCTTTAGAGCCAAAGTAAAAACTTACGGTATCACCATTTCTAACCCGAATGAACCATTAGGAACTCCACAAAAGTGCCAAAATTTGCTAAGTGAGGCGGGATTTGCAAACATTCAAATTATAATCGAGCAGTTTGGTTCCTATTTGCACAATGCAGAAAAAGCTTGGGATGCAAATGCTAGAAGTGCATTTGGTTCTCAGGTAAACCAACTTCCTCCAGAAACATTAGCACAAGTTAAAGCAGAGTATATTACAGAAATAGAGGCGATCGCCACAGATAAAGGTATTTGGAATGATGTGACTACTTTCTTTGTACTTGCCAGTAAATAG
- the tnpA gene encoding IS200/IS605 family transposase, which translates to MTLWRLYYHLVWTTKNRQPLITSNKEQQLYNYILGKAQALNCQIHAIDGIEDHIHVVVTIPPSLAVSEFVKKIKGSSSHHLNHSSNASSDKFAWQEGYGVFSLGYKQLKDVVIYVQNQKIHHSQLTTHPYLEPKNTEN; encoded by the coding sequence ATGACTTTGTGGCGGCTATATTATCATTTGGTATGGACAACAAAAAATCGTCAACCACTCATCACATCAAATAAAGAACAGCAACTTTATAATTATATTCTTGGCAAGGCACAAGCATTAAATTGTCAAATTCATGCAATTGACGGTATTGAAGACCACATTCATGTTGTTGTTACTATTCCACCAAGTTTGGCAGTTTCGGAATTTGTCAAGAAAATCAAAGGAAGTAGTTCTCATCATCTAAATCATAGTTCTAATGCTTCATCTGATAAATTTGCTTGGCAAGAAGGATATGGTGTTTTTTCTCTAGGCTATAAGCAGCTTAAAGATGTAGTTATCTATGTACAAAATCAAAAAATTCATCATTCTCAACTAACGACACATCCTTATTTAGAGCCAAAGAACACCGAGAACTAA
- a CDS encoding HigA family addiction module antitoxin — MSQNLTPARVPTPGKILSRELEARGWTQKDLAEIIGRPVQTINEIIRGTKQITPETAIELSQALGTTAEFWTNLEAKYRLHLAVKEKKHEEKEQSITRKSQLYTILPMSEIIKNGWIKKTDSIDSLEQQICNFFSIHSLDEIPKLSVNFRCSEHRKPEDISRIVWVKRVENLAKQQKIRSFDRTKLENAIPEILACAEKVENIVLIPKLLGDLGVHFVIVPHLSKTYLDGAALYLESNPVIALTLRYDRIDSFWFTLLHELAHIFLGHKGSYLDNLDALEENEEEIEANQKAAEWLIHPQPYQDFIIRSKKVFSRKAIEEFAQTQSRHPGIILGRLQYDKLVPHKNLRVLLVKVSPFFQNSTDN; from the coding sequence ATGAGCCAGAATTTAACACCAGCAAGAGTACCAACACCTGGAAAAATTTTAAGTCGAGAATTAGAAGCACGTGGCTGGACGCAAAAAGATTTAGCTGAAATTATTGGTCGTCCAGTTCAAACTATCAACGAAATTATTCGGGGAACCAAGCAAATTACACCAGAAACCGCGATCGAATTGTCGCAAGCTTTGGGTACTACTGCTGAGTTTTGGACAAACTTAGAAGCAAAATATCGGCTTCATCTAGCGGTAAAAGAAAAAAAGCACGAGGAAAAGGAGCAAAGTATAACTCGTAAAAGTCAATTATATACAATTCTTCCCATGTCTGAAATAATCAAAAATGGGTGGATAAAAAAAACAGATTCCATTGATAGTCTAGAACAGCAAATATGCAATTTTTTCTCCATACACTCCTTAGATGAAATACCTAAGTTAAGTGTTAATTTTCGTTGTTCAGAACATAGAAAGCCAGAAGATATTTCTCGCATAGTTTGGGTAAAACGAGTTGAGAATCTAGCTAAACAACAGAAAATTAGAAGCTTTGACCGGACAAAATTAGAAAATGCCATACCAGAAATTCTTGCTTGTGCCGAAAAAGTAGAAAATATTGTGCTAATTCCTAAATTACTAGGAGATTTGGGTGTACATTTTGTAATTGTCCCGCATTTGAGTAAAACCTATTTAGATGGTGCAGCTTTGTATTTAGAGAGTAACCCAGTTATTGCACTGACACTAAGATATGACCGAATTGATTCATTTTGGTTTACTCTCCTACATGAATTAGCACATATATTTTTAGGGCATAAAGGCAGCTACTTAGACAATTTAGACGCTTTAGAAGAGAATGAGGAGGAAATAGAAGCGAATCAGAAAGCTGCTGAATGGTTAATACATCCTCAGCCATATCAAGATTTTATTATCAGGAGCAAAAAAGTCTTTTCTCGTAAAGCAATTGAAGAATTTGCTCAGACTCAAAGCAGGCATCCAGGCATAATTCTTGGTCGCTTGCAATATGACAAACTAGTTCCTCATAAAAATTTAAGAGTGTTGCTAGTAAAAGTTAGCCCTTTTTTCCAAAATTCGACTGATAATTAG
- a CDS encoding class I SAM-dependent methyltransferase: MTIRTLGIAPQLYDYLLNISLREPEILKQLRQETAQHPVGRMQIAPEQGQFMALLVQLTVAKKTLEIGVFTGYSSLAVALALPPEGQVVACDISEEFTAIARRYWQQAGVADKIILHIAPAIETLDRLLSNGEAETFDFAFIDADKSNYDHYYERSLQLIRHGGVIAIDNVLWSGRVADTQVQDNRTKKIRAFNHKLLHDQRITLSLIPIGDGLTLVRKN; the protein is encoded by the coding sequence ATGACAATTCGGACATTAGGAATTGCACCACAGTTATATGATTATTTACTAAACATTTCTTTACGAGAACCAGAAATATTAAAGCAATTGCGGCAAGAAACAGCCCAGCATCCTGTAGGGAGAATGCAAATTGCCCCTGAACAAGGACAATTCATGGCTTTGTTAGTGCAATTAACAGTAGCAAAAAAAACTTTAGAAATAGGCGTATTTACTGGTTATAGTTCCTTGGCAGTGGCACTAGCTTTACCACCAGAAGGGCAAGTGGTAGCTTGTGATATTAGTGAAGAGTTTACTGCGATCGCTCGTCGTTATTGGCAACAAGCCGGAGTAGCAGATAAAATCATACTGCACATCGCCCCAGCTATAGAGACTTTGGATAGGTTACTCAGCAATGGGGAAGCGGAAACCTTTGACTTCGCCTTCATTGATGCTGACAAGAGCAATTATGATCATTATTATGAGCGATCGCTGCAATTAATTCGACATGGTGGCGTGATAGCGATCGATAATGTTCTTTGGTCGGGAAGAGTGGCAGATACTCAAGTGCAAGATAATCGCACCAAAAAAATCCGCGCCTTCAATCACAAGCTACTACATGACCAAAGAATCACTCTCAGCCTCATACCCATTGGTGATGGGTTAACCTTAGTAAGAAAAAATTAA
- the drmB gene encoding DUF1998 domain-containing protein: protein MNKSHKKIPPAGQVRQSQILSTFGPGAMVDLPEHSVLIAGLNHWRGDKRRIFEDRLATRVAEILEVNNIKLYAPPVDEQDSKAPRTGINAFMFPIWFLAQVKETWYDTKTKKTFRTRPLLPWNNLVGGKYLSAEKKSIPVVPVRFVQACVKGHISDIDWYRFAHNDLENKCRGQLWLDEGGSGNDFAEIYVRCEACKKRRPLADATVRNGKVLGPCQGHRPWLGSFAQEPYCIRESTGLPEYNRLLVRSASNAYFSQILSVISLPDSDAALQKAVNSVYEDFLKNITTLEQLTLVKSLMSKVATNLEGFSNEAVWEEVQRRQSGQGKPNKSIKQVEIETLLSSPVEVGEDVPDGDFYARSRSLDNLQPAFASCIERIVLVHRLREVIAQVGFTRFEAEMPDIDGELDISVRRAALDIETSWVPAIENKGEGVFIAFRKEAIEDWLKREAVKKRGRELSRGFDIWCARKGIDQEKEKVKFPGLQYIMLHSLSHLLIVAVSLECGYAASSIRERIYAGESGHGILLYTGSTGSEGTLGGLVEVGKRIEHHLEVALEQGRLCSNDPVCAQHRPDNEQEERFLHGSACHGCLLIAETSCERRNEFLDRALVVSTVEGLGAEFFPE from the coding sequence ATGAACAAATCTCACAAGAAAATTCCCCCAGCCGGACAAGTGCGCCAAAGCCAAATCCTTTCTACCTTTGGGCCTGGGGCGATGGTAGACTTACCAGAACATTCAGTGTTAATTGCTGGTTTGAATCATTGGCGTGGTGACAAAAGGCGCATCTTTGAAGACCGATTAGCAACTAGAGTTGCTGAGATTTTAGAAGTCAACAATATTAAGCTGTATGCACCACCAGTTGACGAACAAGACTCTAAAGCACCCCGCACGGGAATTAATGCTTTCATGTTTCCCATTTGGTTTTTAGCCCAAGTCAAAGAAACTTGGTACGACACCAAAACCAAAAAAACATTCCGCACTCGTCCTCTGCTACCTTGGAATAATTTAGTAGGTGGTAAATATCTTAGTGCTGAGAAAAAGTCTATCCCAGTTGTACCCGTCCGCTTCGTACAAGCCTGCGTTAAAGGTCATATTAGCGATATTGACTGGTATCGTTTTGCTCATAATGACCTTGAAAATAAGTGTCGAGGTCAGCTATGGTTAGATGAGGGTGGTTCAGGTAACGACTTCGCTGAAATTTATGTGCGTTGCGAAGCCTGTAAAAAACGCCGTCCCCTTGCTGATGCTACAGTCCGCAACGGTAAAGTTTTAGGCCCATGTCAGGGACATCGCCCTTGGCTTGGTTCGTTTGCCCAAGAACCTTACTGTATTCGTGAATCTACAGGTCTACCAGAATACAACCGCTTATTAGTTAGGTCTGCCAGTAACGCTTATTTTTCGCAAATTCTCAGCGTTATTTCCCTTCCTGATTCAGACGCAGCTTTACAAAAAGCAGTAAATTCAGTCTACGAAGATTTCCTTAAAAACATAACAACACTTGAACAACTTACTCTTGTTAAGAGTCTAATGTCCAAGGTAGCCACAAATTTAGAAGGATTTAGCAATGAAGCCGTCTGGGAAGAAGTACAACGGCGACAAAGTGGGCAAGGAAAACCAAATAAAAGCATTAAGCAAGTAGAAATTGAGACATTACTTTCTAGCCCCGTCGAAGTTGGGGAAGATGTCCCTGACGGTGATTTTTATGCTAGGTCACGTAGTTTAGATAATTTACAGCCTGCGTTTGCTTCCTGCATTGAACGAATAGTTTTAGTACATCGTTTACGTGAAGTAATTGCCCAGGTGGGTTTTACTCGCTTTGAAGCCGAAATGCCAGATATCGACGGCGAACTTGATATCAGCGTCAGGCGTGCTGCGTTGGATATTGAAACCTCTTGGGTTCCGGCAATTGAAAATAAAGGCGAGGGTGTGTTTATTGCTTTCCGTAAGGAAGCTATTGAAGATTGGTTAAAACGAGAAGCCGTTAAAAAGCGAGGAAGAGAATTATCAAGAGGATTTGATATTTGGTGTGCGCGTAAAGGTATCGACCAGGAAAAAGAAAAAGTTAAGTTTCCTGGCTTGCAGTATATAATGCTGCATTCTCTATCACATTTATTGATTGTGGCTGTGTCGTTAGAATGCGGCTATGCGGCTAGTTCCATCCGCGAACGCATCTATGCTGGTGAATCTGGTCATGGCATTCTTTTATACACTGGTTCAACTGGTTCAGAAGGGACTTTAGGCGGACTGGTAGAAGTTGGCAAACGCATTGAACACCATTTGGAAGTAGCACTAGAACAAGGAAGATTATGTTCCAATGACCCAGTATGCGCTCAACATCGCCCAGATAACGAGCAAGAGGAGCGTTTTCTGCACGGTTCGGCTTGTCACGGATGCTTACTAATTGCAGAAACATCCTGCGAACGCCGCAACGAATTTCTTGACCGCGCCTTGGTTGTCTCTACAGTTGAAGGTTTAGGGGCAGAGTTTTTCCCAGAATAA